A segment of the Candida albicans SC5314 chromosome 2, complete sequence genome:
TCCGGTTGTCATTGAAGGAATAGATAATGAATATTGTGAtggaggtggtggttgAAGTCCCAAATTATTCAAGGTTTTACCACTTTGTTCATTTCGTTTAATAGCTttgaatttctttcttACTTCCACATAATGATCAACTTGTTTATTAAGGGTTTCGGAAGATATGCCAGGATTTTTCTTGACACTTTGAATGatatttgaagatttagTCAAAtagtttaaaaatttattcaaatcatttaaattattaattgctTCTAATTGATCATACCTTGATTTTGAGCttgaagttgatgatgatgatgatgatgttggaATACCACCAGCACCAGTGGTACCTGGGCCCGTTGATGTTGTAGTACTGGTCAAtattttcttattattatatttaacATTACTTTTCAAAGCATCAAATGTAATCACTCCATTTTGAACAAAACttaattcttttatttgattaGTCAATACTTCAATATAATTTCGAATCActtcttgttctttcaatttagatAAATACGACATTTgcatatttgataaatgtTTTTCTGGATCAACTTCAATTGGTGGTATCGGTATTGGTACTTCAGCCAGTGGTGTTCCTTTAGCTGATGCTGTTTTCGATTTTCTTGctgtagttgttgttgattttgctTTTGCTTTAGATTTGGTGCATGGAATCGGTTgcttttcttgttgttgctgtggTGGCTGTTGTTgggatgatgatattggtACGATTGGCGAAGATGtcttattgttgtttggtgttaatgatttcaaagGAGTTGGTTTACTTGACTTTAGGTTAATATCCTCTGGTGATATAACTGTTGTATTCTCTGATGATTTAATCTGATTCAATAAGTCggtatttgaatttaatgcAATTTTTGCCTCCAATGTTGAATCCTTTTTacattttgttttctttttggttaTCCCATTACTGGTGCTAGCATTTATAGGAGTATTGTGATTTCCATTACCGACAGTAGCATTACTAGTTGCGGTAGTAGTGATGGGGGTGGtagtgttgttgttggtggcGGTGCCATTTTTAGAAATTTTCTTGTCGTCAATAGTAATATTCCCATGAGAATCATGAGTTGGTTTCCTTCCTGGTCTTGGTCTTGGAGGTAATACCCATCTTCTTGATGTATTTAAACTACTGGAATCATTTGGTCGGGCAAATGACAGCTGGTTCATCAGAAGAGATAGTTTCCCCGTAGGTATAGGATTGAATTTGGATGTTTGGGACATAGATGCTGGCATTGGTTTGGGAGCAATCGCTGGTTGGATTTTATGATATTTGGTTGCGATCGGTTGAACACTGGGGCGTGTCAGTGATTTAGCTTTATTTGGTTGAGGATTAGATAGTAGTTTTGGATTAGTTTTGATTTGCTTGCAAGGTGGTTGCGAAGGTTGGTTTGATTTTGCTTTTGATAGTTGCGGAGATATAGAAGTTGTTTTCGTTAGATTTGATTGTGAAGCTGTCAAAGGGGTTATCAAAGGACTTGATTTTGGTGCTACCCCTGTTGTTGGTGCTGTCggtgttggtgttggtttCGCCGACACTGATTCTTTCGTTGCCGGAGCCGAGATAGGTTTCGACTCATTTGTTATAGATGAAGTATTCATAGGTTTAGGTATTTGTTTTATCTGGATAGAAGTGTCAGATAGACTTGGTTTATTTGGTTCTTTATTTATCATCAGAGACATTCCGATAATGTTATCATAAACTGatagaataaaaaaatgggGGTTCTTGATGTAATAATCTTTTCtggtcttttttttttttcttctgcTATTCAATTCCGTTTTGAAAAGattgtttaattaatgaattatttccttttttttctccttgTACACACACACGTATACACACACTTAAacttatttgtttgttccGTCTTTCCATatattacaattattacaaatGTGTTTGTGCATATTGTATAAGGGGGAATATACATGAATGACTTGTAATAAAATCTATAAAGGAGAACGATTACTAGATTCATTAATAGatagttaaaaaaaaatgtctATACGATACAGTTGCGGTTCAAAAGGAAAGTAAATGAAAATCTAACGATATTTTGTCCTTTAGCCTCAAAATAGAAAGCCCAGAGAATTAAGGAGTTTAGTGTCGGTTTGAATAATGCTTAACCCCTGagattcatcattatcaaccTCTCTATTCTTGGTAGATATACTGGATCGATGATTTGCGTGACTGATTCATAATTAAGGCTGTTATTACGAATGATTGATTAcagttattattagtagtaaTTATTAGGTACTAGTATACCCTCGGTTATCATGTATTTGCGTCTTTACTAAAAAGCATGAACTACTTTTTGGTGCAGCATAGCGTATAACACACATCTAGTTTTTCGTGCACGCTCTTTTAAAAATCTTGGTTCCGATTTTCTTCGTGGGTTgtctgtttttttttgtttgtgataccaaaaacaacaacaacgaacATCACATATATCATTTTCTACAAAGTCACTTCCAAAAACCACAGTTATATACCAGCAATGAGTAGCAGTAATACACCAAACAAACAAGCAATATCTTCAAATGAAAGACAATCAATAATACGCACAACATTAACTCCACCATCTTCAACTACCAGTGGAAATCATCCTGATCcttcattatcttcatcatctgCTACACAACGTAAATTATCTCATCTAAATTCTCAAATGGCTCAATTAAATGCAAATCTATGTGatttcaatgatttattgGTGACTACATGTAGTCAATATCAAAGTATAGAAAAATTAGGGAAAATCCATGCAAGTATATTTATGGCTGGTCATACAGtttttgaagatgaaaatttcaattaaatagGAGTAGATGTGCGGGTATATCTAATTCTATGGAGATGTTAATGTATATGTGTCAAACTTTTAATCTTAATATGTACaaattgatatatatatatatatatctatgAAATCCTTTCTTTCCAAATCAACTAATTCTCAACCTTGTTtctcttgttgttgctgttgttgtttctctTGCATTTGCTTTTctaaatataatttgtataacttcttcttttccaatttttctttaataaacaaatctttttcaatatctaaATATTCTTTAGTTTGATATTGTGCTACACAAGCTAAACtttcttcatttattttttgacaTTTCTTAACGGCATCCACAGGATTAGAATAACTATTGGAAcattcaatatatttattaattaattcatcaCATCTAGCAAATGCTCTTTTTCTCCATCGTTCAAATACggctttttcttctttaggAGTGATTATCCAACTTGGTAAATTAGGATTTGTGGGTAATTCTACATCAGAATatgatttcttgtttttattataataattactCATGGATAAGTTGGTAGTGTTTTAAGGGATTAGTGAAGGTGAGTGTGGTATGGGGGGGCGGTTTGAATAGGGTTGATAATTGTaagagttttttttctttccaacCCAAAATCTCAttcgattttttttttttcccatcTCCATATTGAACACGCAAGAACGACcgagaaaaaagaaatctctgtatcaaaatcaaaatcaaaatcaaaacaaatcacACAtcatatacatatatactGAATTACTTTGACACACTCCATACTTTCTTCCCGTATCATGACAACATCggttgataaattaaataagcttattgaagaagttaataatcaagatgaattacaattaattgaagaaataaatcTATATATTAAAACCCTTTATGAATTACGACAAGtgaaaattgatcaattatcGAATATAAtccatcaattaaatcaacaaatcatCACTagtaataaagaaattaatcagttaaataaaatcaatgattataattatgaattaattaacgtcaataatttcaatttcgtTAGTCAACAACTGTTtcaatttacaaattttgatcgatcatcatcatcatcatcggAATCCACtaacaatatttttcaaatgataaataaacgattaaatgaattagataatttaaaagttgttattgttaaagAATTAACTGATTtagaaacaaatttaaataatttgaaatataaacaaaataatttacaTGAATCAATGGAAgatattaatgataaattagataaattattaaatgatatGGATAAACTGGGGATAATGGAACAAGATCCTTCAATTTTaagaattaatttatttagaAATTTGGGTataaaattggaaaatatgCCCCCTAATGCCaatagtggtggtggtggtgatagtaatagtaatagtagtaataataataatactgaAGAAGATTGTGTGATAATTactgatgataataataatgtcaatatattgaatattGAACCTAAATTAAGCGATTATTTTATATCAAATTATATCTGGGATAAACTATaagaatatatatatttatgtGTGTATattgtaataatattgataacTATTTACAGTAAAAGATTCTTCTAGGTAATACTAGGTCCCTCTAAATGAGATTCCTTCTCTTCTTGACTTCTCCTCGTTCAACTCAACACCAATGtaaaaaattggttgaaCCTTTTAAATAACCATCTCgttgttttaaaaatattttggattttctctaaatgataattttgtcCATTTAGGCACTCGATGAACTGGTTTACGATAATTTTTCGAATGTCTATTAAAAGTAGTATATTTATCTCTTGTAgtcatttcattttctttaggaaattcaaattgtaaataatcaatttttttcaatcctGTAGGTTCACccattgatttattttccaTGGCAATTAATCCTTGATAAATATTCTTGATGTTTTCATCAACTTGTTTCATTCGACTACgtaatttatatttttgtgtAGTGGTTAATCTTGAAGTGAATTTCCAAACATAACCTCCTGATCTAACTAATGATTCAAACATGACAACAAGGTTGATGTACTGTTGAAGTGTGTATTCCAGTTGATGACagttttaataaattgtaaGTGTGTattttctctctctttgagttttttgttttgaaaatttttcctCTCACTCaaaaaaacttcaaaatcttcaaaCCTTTTTATCAACAGTGTCTTGTTCAAAACGTATCCCAGCCAATTGAGGCAAAGATATAATGTGTTCTGACAGTCATTAAAGTTGCTTGATTAGTATATCATAATTTTTCCTTAAATATACGTTGACAATGTATCACTCTGTCTTATTTCTGTAGTATATAATTTTAGTCACGTGATTAATACTAYAAAATTTTGATCACGtgaattgttgataaattttttgggGAATCTAAAtatgaacaacaacaatgttGCAAAGTTATAAGgaaattgcaaaaaaaaaaaagattgatTCGTTTTAGGGGTATGGAAATATGTCACTTGCCTTTATTTGACCTATAAATTTTGGAtatttggttgttgttttttctttccctCCTTTCAGTATTGTACCTTACTCTTGAGTTAAATAACTTGAATTCTACACGAAAGCAGGGCttaaaaatttgttatttatttgaaagGAGGGATATTTGTCAGCGTGTGAGGTTTATTAACTCTACACAAGTATACATATAAGAGAGGGTCGATTATATGTAGATGGAACAGTAATAGTTGTATATTTCCGtgattataataatttgagATTCCAGATTAATGTGGATGAGAAAAAGGGGAGAGAAAGAATGTTTATACTTATTAGAAGGGCTTTGtgatttgataatattggAGTCTTCTCCGATATGCTATGGTAAATACTGTGTAAACGTTTTGGATTTGTTGGTTGCAATATACGgacaaaacaacaacaactttgAAACAGGAATAGTGGAACGGGGTGTGTTGTTAATTAGTATGAGGCaatatttcttaatttttgCGACTACCAACATCGGTATTTATACTGATTTGATATAGAAAAATATGCTCATGGTTAAGTATAAATTGCAATTTCAGGGATGTCTCGATAAACTgcaattcaaattgttttcgTCAATTACATCAAAGGGATTACTTATGTTGGCTTGGCTTGGCTTGTCTAGAACTGTTCTTCTTGTAGGACTGGTACTTACAACCATGAaacgaagaagaattgtATGTGAATGTGAATGTGAATGTGAATGTGAATTTAAATGTGAACCAAAACTCCACAACTAACAAACTAACTACTCCGCATTTCTATTATCGCCAGATTTGGCTGTTCTagagttttttttgaaagaaagTTCCTGTTTTCGGGATTGAGgtctattttttttttaaagttactgtaaatcaattaataattgacGTTTTCCCAATTTCATGTGTATTCCCGTTTTCGGAAGTGGTGCGTAGCAGCAGTGCTTTTGAAAGGAAATAATAAACTCCGTTGCTTCCATGACCGTTACTTCCATGACCGCTTCCGCCGTCGCTGCCGTCATCGCCATGGCACTTAATTGCtcaccaaaaaaagaatttcaTAATTGCTAACTTTTCGTTTGCCGCGATTCcgtcatcatcaccaccaccacctgTTGCAACGACGATATGGGGAAGGAAGGCACGAactaaaaagaattttttttttttttttcgcgACACCagaactaaaaaaaaaaatttctggttctgaaaatttcaatttttcttttttttgctacTTTTTCCATCCTTCggttttggaaattttgcagttaaaaatgaaaaaaaaaaacactaaTAATagcaaacaaaaaagaaccCATACATATAAATTTGATCTCAATTAGGAGATATACTTAAGTTTCAATTCATAAcccttcttttttcttaatttttgttgtgaCCCATgtggtttttttatttttttttgggtaaAAAGTGGGACCCATGTGGGTGGGTGggatcaaaaaaaaaaaaaaaattttgcaCGTACAACCCAACGCTACCACGACAGGGCGTGTCAAATCACTAGTACTACAACCACCACCGCCACCATTTCTACAAATTTTCAGTATAATAAAAATGCATatatattaaataatgtaataatttttctttggtaaCCCTATTTATAATGAATCTATATACTTGGAATAAAACCATCTCTCACCCCGaacaaccaaaaacaataaagtaAAGTAAAGTAAAAATGtgtataataattaaaagataattttgattattttttttgttcataAATAtacttaaaaaaaaaaaagtaaaaattaaaaagaaaaaagaataaaaactaaagaataatatttttttgtgaAAAACTGATCGGTATCAACAAAGACCAAGACGAAATTCGTGGAGGTACAGCATCAACCAACAAGCAACTTGGTGATGGACAAACAATGACCACAATTTGATTGTAATAGAAATGACATAGatatatgtatgtatgtatgttGATAACACTTCTAGTTTTTCTTTGCctgtttttcttgtttttgtatTTCCTTTTATAATGCAGTTAACCATTTACGATAATTATCTGAAGttgaatttatcaattcattatttgatttggtggtattggtggtataattgatatttgattgaacggaataattcaaatcaaaataattcaattcatcatcgtcattatcatcataatcatattcattgttgttgtaatttgTGTTTGGAGTTAAAGATGATATATTTAATGGAGTATTTATCTGTAAatgctgttgctgttgttgttgttgtagttgtatATATAAGGCTGGAGTTAACAAAGGTGACACCAATGATGGCGTGTTTGATTTAGTGCTATTAACACTACTAGTGCTACCAGCAGCACTGGCATTAGCACTAGTGGTACTGTGATTGTGTTGTAGTTGATTCAATGAAGATTCATATGCTATTGATTTACATTCTTCTGAACAGTAGACTGAATTGTTCAAACATAATTTATCACAATGTATACAATAGTTATTGAAGGCAAAATCTGACATTATGTATAATAGTAGTGTTGTGTGGTGATATATGCAAATAAGTAAAACAGTTAAAACTGATTGGTGTTAATTAAGATAAATGCTAATGAAAGatatataatcaaaaagattgatatatatatatataaatgaaGTAAGTTTCTTTAAAATTGGAgtgaaaaaacaaaaagaatacTAACAAGTGACACGATATAATAAAAGGACCTTCTTGTTATTAGTTAGATGTCAATGGGGGAGGGTGGGGACTCTTTAAAAGTGTTAGTTAAAGAGAAATGCAAAAGGAAAAGTAGTAATAaagatataaaaaaaaaatgaaaagaagattggaaaaatttttcatgaaatttaaaaaaaaaaaaaggaaaggGAAAGTGACTTGatcttatatatatatacacaATTAGTATATGCGTGTTTAGGTCTAGGTCTGTTTCTATAATTAAAGCTGCTCCTCTTTTTTCTGTGGAATTCTCTCTATTAAGTTGAGTCAATTTGACACATAAAATTACACAAACTGGATTTATACACACATACATTCACGCACCCACGCACCCACGCACCCACGCATCCACAGTGGCAGgaagagagaaaaaattttttcaccTAAATTTTGTTGCACGTTTTTTTCACTTCAATTTCCTTTCTCGGTTTTGTTTCTCCACTTTAATTTACtcctctctctctctttttctcCTTAACTACACTAATACAGAACTCTCTCTTAACCGGATTAACCATACTTATTACTCATTTCCATTCTTCAAATCCACAGTTCTGTTTCAATCGGGATCAGCACAAGCGTTTAGGTATTGCATATATTACACTAAACTAGAAAATTTGGTCATGACAACTTTTTGCTTGAGAAGCCTAAACTTGGGGAGCTCAACAGTTTAAAGAGTTAGTTATATAACTATTTCGATTCCACACGTGCCACTAAGATTTacattttcttcttataAACTCTCTTGTAGTCATTAACTACTATTAAATTAACTTTTTTATCAACTGGTCAACCGTTCAAACTTCTTGGTATGTAgactgttgttgttaattaACATCTATAAATTCCAATTCACATTCCGTCTTACTCAACAActgggaaaaaaaaaaaaacatttcTCATACCATTTAGTAGTTACTCACTCACAAATTGAACCACTGTTTGAAATTCACACAAAGTTAACGCCCTAAaccagaagaaaaaaaatttctctCTCACTCACTTCTCACTCACACTTCTCATTGCTACTTCATACATTTCTATAACGATTTAAAGTTTTGGGCTATGTTTGCAGTTACATTTTTTCTGGAACAACTGATGGCAACGTTGCTAAAAGTATTAACTATTTTATATCTTTTGTAAAAGAGCTCAATTAAAGTATAGAGATGTTTCAGTAAAAGTAGAAGATCTTCCTCTCCCTTTGCTTTCATTTTCGTtcctttcaattttatcgtttgatgattttttttttctttttctttgtgAAAGAGCAACAagtaaacaaacaaacaaacaaacgaAATGAAACCAGAACAATAGAACTTGGCTTGGCTTGGCTTGACTTGGGGCAAAAAAGCGGGACACGGAACTCATGGAAAGTACCTAACAAAAGCcactg
Coding sequences within it:
- the HAP42 gene encoding Hap42p (Predicted transcription factor; possibly an essential gene, disruptants not obtained by UAU1 method) is translated as MSSMINKEPNKPSLSDTSIQIKQIPKPMNTSSITNESKPISAPATKESVSAKPTPTPTAPTTGVAPKSSPLITPLTASQSNLTKTTSISPQLSKAKSNQPSQPPCKQIKTNPKLLSNPQPNKAKSSTRPSVQPIATKYHKIQPAIAPKPMPASMSQTSKFNPIPTGKLSLSMNQSSFARPNDSSSLNTSRRWVLPPRPRPGRKPTHDSHGNITIDDKKISKNGTATNNNTTTPITTTATSNATVGNGNHNTPINASTSNGITKKKTKCKKDSTLEAKIALNSNTDLLNQIKSSENTTVISPEDINLKSSKPTPLKSLTPNNNKTSSPIVPISSSQQQPPQQQQEKQPIPCTKSKAKAKSTTTTARKSKTASAKGTPSAEVPIPIPPIEVDPEKHLSNMQMSYLSKLKEQEVIRNYIEVLTNQIKELSFVQNGVITFDALKSNVKYNNKKILTSTTTSTGPGTTGAGGIPTSSSSSSTSSSKSRYDQLEAINNLNDLNKFLNYLTKSSNIIQSVKKNPGISSETLNKQVDHYVEVRKKFKAIKRNEQSGKTLNNLGLQPPPPSQYSLSIPSMTTGATITTTTAGSTTTPIPQAMKNHAMFNNDKLSGILSGSTFQDMDIDPNNNNSTNSCGGGRDSGGGGVVGDTLNESGMGQFVPDLLKPIKPVNLFSEFQDLQLQTETIEESSSQISQLSGIGESGEEYDIGTTVSNGNGSGTGSSSNTNSSGSNFAVPNNLNGDDLELFMDEHDFLNRLVLDDRQKLMNDEEEVFGKVQIHGNDMSGSSNVNNDTHSITNNDNNDENKNMNQVNNDLLLKKKFKFNCGFCTNDTPCLCFDTMFLEK
- the HSK3 gene encoding Hsk3p (Subunit of the Dam1 (DASH) complex, which acts in chromosome segregation by coupling kinetochores to spindle microtubules; expression regulated during planktonic growth), producing MSSSNTPNKQAISSNERQSIIRTTLTPPSSTTSGNHPDPSLSSSSATQRKLSHLNSQMAQLNANLCDFNDLLVTTCSQYQSIEKLGKIHASIFMAGHTVFEDENFN
- a CDS encoding uncharacterized protein (Ortholog(s) have copper ion binding activity, role in mitochondrial respiratory chain complex IV assembly and extrinsic component of mitochondrial inner membrane, mitochondrial intermembrane space localization), which produces MSNYYNKNKKSYSDVELPTNPNLPSWIITPKEEKAVFERWRKRAFARCDELINKYIECSNSYSNPVDAVKKCQKINEESLACVAQYQTKEYLDIEKDLFIKEKLEKKKLYKLYLEKQMQEKQQQQQQEKQG
- a CDS encoding kinetochore-associated Ndc80 complex subunit (Ortholog of S, cerevisiae Spc24; a component of the conserved kinetochore-associated Ndc80 complex involved in chromosome segregation, spindle checkpoint activity and kinetochore clustering; Hap43-induced gene), with the protein product MTTSVDKLNKLIEEVNNQDELQLIEEINLYIKTLYELRQVKIDQLSNIIHQLNQQIITSNKEINQLNKINDYNYELINVNNFNFVSQQSFQFTNFDRSSSSSSESTNNIFQMINKRLNELDNLKVVIVKELTDLETNLNNLKYKQNNLHESMEDINDKLDKLLNDMDKSGIMEQDPSILRINLFRNLGIKLENMPPNANSGGGGDSNSNSSNNNNTEEDCVIITDDNNNVNILNIEPKLSDYFISNYIWDKL
- a CDS encoding mitochondrial 54S ribosomal protein mL60 (Mitochondrial ribosomal protein of the large subunit; rat catheter biofilm induced), whose product is MFESLVRSGGYVWKFTSRLTTTQKYKLRSRMKQVDENIKNIYQGLIAMENKSMGEPTGLKKIDYLQFEFPKENEMTTRDKYTTFNRHSKNYRKPVHRVPKWTKLSFRENPKYF
- a CDS encoding uncharacterized protein (Protein with a life-span regulatory factor domain; regulated by Sef1, Sfu1, and Hap43; flow model biofilm induced; Spider biofilm induced), encoding MSDFAFNNYCIHCDKLCLNNSVYCSEECKSIAYESSLNQLQHNHSTTSANASAAGSTSSVNSTKSNTPSLVSPLLTPALYIQLQQQQQQQHLQINTPLNISSLTPNTNYNNNEYDYDDNDDDELNYFDLNYSVQSNINYTTNTTKSNNELINSTSDNYRKWLTAL